A stretch of Geobacter sp. DNA encodes these proteins:
- a CDS encoding ABC transporter substrate-binding protein — protein sequence MDRRRREGTVLRVLASLILLSTLLFPIGSAASSDTLVIQSRRDPIFDDILRGFQSVRPSSMHIITLADYSETDITRLVREEQPRLILTLGDTALNAVKRIRTVPIISLMSLNLQNMNSSHPNLSGISMLISPERYIPIFSNLRAKRVGILYNPARSGAYIRRASQLAARSGIVLVLREVRSSKDTQHQLTSLSREVDALWMIPDPVVVTQQTAEAFFHFSQRERIPVVAFASIYLSLGSSAVLEVDRFDMGKQAAEMALKFSKGIDPEETPMESPRRAILKINRNVLRRLGIAPEELE from the coding sequence ATGGATCGAAGGCGGCGTGAGGGCACGGTTTTGAGGGTTCTTGCCTCGCTTATCCTTCTCAGCACTTTGCTGTTCCCCATTGGGTCCGCTGCCTCTTCTGACACGCTTGTGATACAAAGCCGGCGGGACCCTATCTTCGACGATATCCTCAGGGGGTTCCAATCCGTACGCCCCTCATCCATGCATATCATCACTCTTGCAGATTACAGCGAGACAGACATTACCCGACTTGTCCGCGAGGAGCAGCCCCGATTGATCCTCACCCTTGGTGATACCGCTCTCAATGCAGTGAAGCGGATCAGAACGGTCCCTATCATCTCCCTGATGTCGCTCAATCTCCAGAACATGAACAGCTCACACCCCAATCTCTCCGGCATCAGCATGCTGATCTCACCGGAGCGATATATTCCGATCTTTTCCAACCTCAGGGCAAAACGTGTCGGAATACTATACAATCCCGCAAGAAGCGGTGCCTACATCCGTCGGGCAAGTCAATTAGCGGCACGAAGTGGCATAGTACTCGTTTTGCGGGAGGTCCGATCTTCCAAAGACACACAGCATCAACTTACCTCTCTCAGCCGAGAGGTGGATGCCCTTTGGATGATCCCCGATCCAGTCGTTGTAACTCAACAAACCGCTGAAGCATTTTTTCACTTCTCGCAGCGCGAGCGAATTCCAGTTGTAGCGTTTGCCAGCATTTACCTCAGCCTCGGTTCCTCAGCAGTTTTGGAAGTTGACCGATTCGATATGGGCAAACAGGCTGCAGAGATGGCATTGAAATTTAGTAAAGGAATTGATCCAGAAGAGACTCCCATGGAATCTCCCCGAAGGGCCATTCTAAAGATTAACCGCAATGTGCTGCGCAGATTGGGAATCGCTCCAGAAGAACTTGAATAG
- a CDS encoding TonB-dependent receptor: MTNVLTKYLLPLMLLLSLCQGLAVAEETDETLGLFSGWQDETITVGRAPKPASRTAENVTVVTSAEIEALNPHTLADILQTIPGIQLGNPGSPGSTTPVYVQGSQYNHVLILIDDVPFNNLSDNYADVALIPAHIIERLEIVKGAASSSWGQALGGVINVITKGPTPDRAAGGTASASVGDRRTSDVHGAMDGTVEQLGYYLSGGYLTSGGFRPHNETRGNNLYTKLTLDLPKRGLLSLSLGRFDSKREQFAAPSLNLQADDDLTYLFVTGTLQQPVNDRLTLELSGRHATKRAVVSQLLISNNLRIDNEAEDTVTGSSGKLVWHGTNHLVVAGGDFEHVELKQANSLNPVDESSRTADRWGIYLNDTISLGPFSLIPGIRMDRVATSSDQFSPSLGLTWRISDDTTVRGYTAKGYSLPSLLLDQQAEKVWTSQVGIESTAIAPLWLKGTLFRNETWDIASINSTTLVRQNKRYLKHGVELEAKTAPAFNTSLAVGYTFVYANDDESGAVIKGIPRHSANLAVNYNDGEFLHGTLTGRYIDWNDGVVFNPRYSAVIWDLFLGATVARSETSSLELFVSVRNLFNGSQYTIDFYSNPGRWIEGGVRARF, translated from the coding sequence ATGACCAACGTACTGACCAAATATCTTCTGCCACTCATGCTGCTGCTCTCACTCTGCCAAGGTTTGGCAGTTGCAGAGGAGACGGACGAGACCCTCGGCCTCTTCAGCGGCTGGCAGGACGAGACCATTACCGTTGGTCGCGCCCCCAAGCCGGCCTCACGCACTGCAGAGAATGTCACGGTCGTCACCAGCGCGGAGATCGAGGCTCTCAATCCACACACCCTGGCCGACATCCTCCAGACCATCCCGGGCATCCAGCTCGGCAATCCGGGGAGCCCCGGCAGCACCACACCGGTCTATGTCCAGGGCTCCCAGTACAACCATGTGCTGATCCTGATCGATGACGTCCCCTTCAACAACCTGTCCGACAACTATGCCGACGTGGCCCTGATCCCGGCCCACATCATCGAGCGGCTGGAGATCGTCAAGGGGGCAGCCTCGTCCTCCTGGGGCCAAGCCCTGGGTGGGGTGATCAACGTCATCACCAAGGGACCAACCCCCGACCGCGCCGCCGGTGGTACTGCTTCGGCTAGCGTGGGGGACCGACGGACATCAGACGTGCATGGCGCCATGGACGGCACCGTGGAACAGCTCGGCTACTACCTCTCCGGTGGCTACCTTACATCCGGAGGATTCCGCCCCCACAATGAGACTAGGGGAAACAATCTCTACACCAAGCTTACCCTCGACCTCCCCAAACGGGGGCTCCTCAGTCTCTCCCTCGGCCGGTTCGACAGCAAGAGGGAGCAATTCGCCGCCCCTTCCCTAAACCTTCAGGCTGACGACGACCTCACCTACCTCTTTGTCACCGGCACCCTGCAGCAACCGGTCAACGACCGACTTACTCTAGAATTATCCGGTAGGCATGCGACAAAACGGGCTGTGGTGTCGCAATTACTTATCAGCAACAACCTGCGAATCGATAATGAAGCTGAAGACACCGTCACCGGCAGCAGCGGCAAACTGGTCTGGCACGGCACGAACCACCTGGTGGTTGCAGGAGGCGACTTCGAACATGTGGAACTTAAACAGGCCAACTCCCTGAACCCTGTGGATGAATCCAGCAGGACAGCGGACCGCTGGGGAATCTACCTCAATGATACCATCTCCCTCGGCCCGTTCTCCCTCATCCCTGGCATCCGGATGGACCGGGTGGCAACCAGCAGCGACCAGTTCAGCCCCTCCCTCGGGTTGACCTGGCGCATCTCCGACGACACCACCGTCAGGGGGTACACCGCCAAGGGGTACAGTCTTCCTTCATTGCTTCTCGACCAGCAGGCGGAAAAGGTCTGGACCTCCCAAGTCGGGATCGAGAGCACGGCCATCGCCCCGCTCTGGCTGAAGGGAACCTTATTCAGAAACGAAACCTGGGACATCGCCTCCATCAATTCTACAACGCTTGTAAGACAGAACAAGCGCTATCTCAAGCATGGAGTCGAACTGGAAGCGAAAACCGCCCCGGCTTTCAACACCTCGCTGGCAGTCGGGTACACCTTTGTCTATGCCAACGACGACGAGAGCGGCGCCGTTATCAAGGGGATACCCCGCCACAGCGCCAATCTGGCGGTCAACTATAACGATGGGGAATTCCTGCACGGAACGCTCACCGGCAGGTACATCGACTGGAATGACGGGGTGGTCTTCAATCCACGCTATTCAGCCGTCATCTGGGACCTCTTCCTGGGGGCCACAGTTGCGCGTAGCGAGACATCCTCACTGGAACTCTTCGTCTCGGTGCGTAATCTCTTTAATGGCTCACAATATACCATCGATTTCTACTCCAACCCAGGCAGATGGATCGAAGGCGGCGTGAGGGCACGGTTTTGA
- the gptM gene encoding putative geopeptide radical SAM maturase, translated as MELSRYLKIYPSPKGEGRLLLFSTRRGAVLELPAAMMEAARLGELAGETAEKLALLDILVPSREEEREEMLSLFDNASRRSRRFTALVTLNLDCNLACGYCYEDPFRGKRYMSEETADLLCDRLIDQHMSRGKDLVLEFYGGEPLLSIPLIRRISRRLLDAAKSEGRGYAFNLVSNGTLLTRSTAEELVALGLKGVKFTLDGPRSIHDRQRPFVSGNGSFDCIVNNLKDVCSLVSVQLGGNFTQDNFHEFPFLLDHLLDQGVTPDRITSVLFAPITPKAGKEGIADFSTGCASICEPWLVDASLFLRREILRRGFNTPKPLPAGCMVEFTNSLVVACDGSLFKCPAFMGWRELRIGSLVEGIADYHESHRLDIWKNKECLECPYLPLCFGGCRFLRKLQTGTIDGVDCRRDYLDATLEAIIRQDMELRHKRLL; from the coding sequence ATGGAGCTGTCGCGTTATCTGAAGATCTATCCGTCGCCAAAGGGGGAGGGGAGGCTACTCCTCTTTTCCACCCGCCGAGGGGCGGTGCTGGAGTTGCCCGCGGCCATGATGGAAGCTGCCCGTCTGGGTGAGTTGGCAGGGGAGACGGCGGAGAAACTTGCCCTGCTGGATATCCTGGTGCCGAGCAGGGAGGAGGAGCGGGAAGAGATGCTGTCGCTGTTCGACAATGCATCGAGGCGGAGCAGGCGCTTTACCGCCCTGGTGACCCTCAACCTTGACTGTAACCTGGCCTGCGGCTATTGCTACGAAGACCCATTCCGGGGAAAGCGCTACATGAGTGAGGAAACCGCCGATCTCCTCTGTGACCGACTCATTGATCAGCACATGAGCCGGGGAAAGGACCTGGTCCTCGAATTCTACGGTGGCGAGCCGCTCCTTTCCATTCCCCTCATCAGGCGCATTTCCAGACGACTTCTGGATGCAGCCAAGAGCGAGGGGAGGGGCTATGCCTTCAACCTGGTTTCCAACGGGACGCTCCTTACCCGTTCCACGGCCGAAGAACTGGTAGCGCTGGGGCTCAAGGGGGTCAAGTTCACCCTCGACGGGCCACGTTCCATTCACGACCGACAGCGCCCCTTTGTCTCGGGTAACGGGAGTTTCGACTGTATTGTTAACAATCTGAAGGATGTCTGCTCGCTTGTTTCCGTGCAACTTGGCGGTAATTTTACCCAAGACAATTTCCACGAATTCCCTTTTCTATTGGATCATCTCCTTGATCAGGGGGTAACGCCCGACAGGATTACTAGTGTTCTCTTCGCCCCCATCACCCCCAAAGCTGGTAAAGAAGGGATTGCCGATTTTTCAACCGGTTGCGCATCAATCTGTGAGCCTTGGCTCGTTGATGCCTCCTTGTTTCTTCGAAGGGAGATCCTTAGACGCGGATTTAATACCCCAAAGCCATTGCCTGCGGGATGCATGGTCGAATTTACCAATAGCCTTGTGGTGGCTTGTGACGGTTCACTATTCAAATGCCCTGCTTTTATGGGTTGGCGGGAACTGCGGATCGGAAGCCTGGTAGAGGGGATTGCGGACTATCACGAATCCCACCGTCTGGATATCTGGAAGAATAAAGAGTGTCTTGAATGCCCCTATCTTCCGCTCTGTTTCGGAGGATGCCGATTTTTGCGCAAGCTTCAGACCGGCACTATAGATGGTGTGGATTGTCGACGGGACTATCTTGATGCGACACTCGAAGCAATCATTCGTCAGGATATGGAACTACGCCACAAGAGGCTCCTGTAG
- a CDS encoding DedA family protein, with amino-acid sequence MQDYLREYLAVHGYWVLFIWTFLEGEAGLILAGFLAFQGYMHIAGVIVTAFGGAFCGDQFYFYLGRWQGVRLLGLFTFIARKFRKALRLIERYGTFVAFVSRYTYGFRIVLPIILGMTTFPAFKFCWLNIISALVWAVVFSLLGYLFGKGASLVVEDVHRYEQHLVVVLACLIAAMWLFHVVHAWWRRKPARSRLKRMQAAGTPPRSSTRKD; translated from the coding sequence ATGCAGGATTACCTGAGAGAATACCTGGCAGTGCACGGCTACTGGGTCCTGTTCATCTGGACCTTTCTGGAAGGTGAGGCAGGTCTGATTCTTGCCGGGTTTCTCGCGTTTCAGGGATATATGCATATTGCCGGGGTCATTGTTACCGCCTTTGGGGGCGCGTTCTGCGGAGACCAGTTCTATTTCTACCTGGGACGCTGGCAGGGTGTGCGACTTCTTGGTCTGTTTACCTTCATTGCGCGCAAGTTCCGCAAGGCGTTGCGCCTCATTGAGCGATACGGCACCTTCGTTGCGTTTGTTTCTCGGTACACCTACGGATTTCGTATCGTCCTACCGATCATCCTCGGCATGACAACCTTCCCGGCGTTCAAGTTTTGCTGGCTGAATATTATCAGCGCCCTTGTCTGGGCAGTGGTGTTCTCGCTGCTCGGATACCTGTTCGGCAAAGGGGCATCACTGGTGGTCGAGGATGTCCATCGCTACGAACAGCACCTGGTGGTGGTTCTGGCGTGTCTTATTGCTGCAATGTGGCTGTTTCATGTGGTTCATGCCTGGTGGCGCCGGAAACCGGCCCGTTCGCGGTTGAAACGGATGCAGGCGGCAGGGACTCCGCCCCGCTCCTCGACAAGGAAGGATTGA
- a CDS encoding TrmJ/YjtD family RNA methyltransferase: MHFSERIAIVLVEPQNPGNVGMVCRAMKNFGICDLRLVNPCPLDHPEALKFAVSAKEMLTTARIFPSLAEAIADSPLSVATTRRHGKYRQEIFAPDEIVTKIGEKLAGNRAALVFGREDSGLTTDEVALCRWQATIPTDDAYGSLNLAQAVLLFCFVLRQGLVVSEDSAGTRELVSTAELEPFYGQLEQILLRIGFLKPENPAHLMRSFRRIFARAELDNREVAILRGMLSQIDWAASTFMGKKGK, from the coding sequence ATGCATTTCTCAGAGCGGATAGCCATTGTTCTGGTGGAGCCGCAAAACCCCGGCAACGTCGGGATGGTCTGCCGTGCCATGAAAAATTTCGGCATATGCGATCTGCGCCTGGTGAATCCTTGTCCGTTGGATCATCCTGAAGCCTTGAAGTTTGCCGTTTCCGCCAAAGAGATGCTTACAACCGCCCGCATTTTCCCTTCGCTTGCAGAAGCCATTGCTGATTCCCCGCTGTCGGTGGCCACCACCCGTCGTCATGGCAAATACCGCCAGGAGATCTTTGCCCCGGATGAGATCGTAACGAAGATCGGCGAAAAACTTGCCGGCAACCGTGCCGCCCTGGTATTCGGGCGCGAGGACAGCGGCCTGACCACTGACGAAGTGGCCCTTTGCCGCTGGCAGGCAACCATACCGACGGACGATGCCTATGGTTCGCTGAACCTTGCCCAGGCTGTGCTGCTTTTTTGTTTTGTTCTGCGGCAGGGACTGGTTGTGAGTGAAGATTCTGCCGGAACACGCGAACTTGTTTCCACGGCCGAACTCGAACCATTCTATGGGCAACTTGAGCAGATCCTACTTCGGATCGGCTTTCTCAAGCCGGAGAATCCTGCCCACCTGATGCGATCTTTCCGGCGCATCTTTGCCCGCGCTGAACTGGACAACCGCGAGGTTGCCATCCTGCGCGGCATGCTGTCCCAGATCGACTGGGCAGCCAGTACCTTCATGGGGAAAAAAGGGAAATGA
- a CDS encoding LemA family protein — translation MKKFAMKMLLLSALLLSGCGYNTMQANEEAVFAAWGDVEASYQRRADLIPNLVEVVKGYAKHEADTLKAVTEARAKVGSIQATKQLVNDPQALQKFQSAQGELTGALSRLMVVVERYPDLKANQNFMDLQNQLEGTENRINVARSRYNKAVQEFNISIRTFPNSLTNSVLLHLSRKEPFKADEGAKTAPKVKF, via the coding sequence ATGAAGAAATTTGCCATGAAGATGCTGCTTTTGTCCGCACTCCTGCTTTCGGGATGTGGCTACAACACCATGCAGGCCAATGAGGAGGCGGTTTTTGCCGCCTGGGGAGATGTGGAGGCTTCCTACCAGCGTCGGGCAGACCTGATCCCCAACCTGGTCGAGGTGGTAAAGGGGTATGCCAAGCACGAGGCAGATACGCTCAAGGCGGTAACAGAGGCACGGGCCAAGGTTGGCTCCATACAGGCCACCAAGCAACTGGTCAATGATCCCCAGGCGCTGCAGAAATTCCAGAGTGCACAGGGGGAACTTACCGGTGCCCTGTCGCGTTTGATGGTGGTGGTGGAACGCTACCCCGACCTCAAGGCGAACCAGAATTTCATGGACCTCCAGAACCAACTGGAGGGGACCGAGAACCGGATCAATGTGGCGCGCAGCCGATACAACAAGGCCGTGCAGGAGTTTAATATCAGTATCCGGACCTTTCCCAACAGTCTGACCAATTCCGTACTGCTGCATCTCTCCCGCAAGGAGCCGTTTAAGGCTGATGAAGGGGCTAAGACGGCGCCAAAAGTCAAGTTCTGA
- a CDS encoding methanol dehydrogenase has product MIRFLLIFLFAFPALCGALEIPPLSGRVNDYAGMLSPAAVQTLEQRLAELEQSDSTQVVVLTVPTIDGENIDQFGIRVAEAWRIGQKGLDNGAILLIAKQERKVRIEVGRGLEGKLTDLMAGRIIRDVITPRFKAQDFDGGVLAGVEAITATVKGEYQPRQRDIRQGRQGFHPSFTLLLFLLVGIVFLGSIARFLGGIAGAVGLPVAAALSFSGLSMGLLGVLAVVGFAVGLFIAFLFGGGGRGGGGWWFGGPSGGGWYGGGGSWGGSGGGFSGGGGDFGGGGASGDW; this is encoded by the coding sequence ATGATTCGTTTTCTCCTCATATTCCTGTTCGCCTTTCCGGCCCTCTGCGGGGCGCTGGAGATCCCACCCCTGAGCGGCAGGGTAAATGATTATGCCGGCATGCTATCTCCGGCGGCGGTGCAGACCCTTGAGCAGCGACTGGCTGAACTGGAGCAGAGTGATTCGACCCAGGTGGTGGTGCTCACTGTGCCGACCATTGACGGGGAGAACATCGATCAATTCGGCATTCGGGTTGCCGAAGCCTGGCGGATCGGACAGAAAGGGCTGGATAACGGCGCTATTCTTCTGATTGCCAAGCAGGAGCGGAAGGTGCGGATTGAAGTCGGTCGCGGGCTGGAAGGAAAGCTTACCGACCTGATGGCCGGCAGGATCATCCGTGATGTGATAACCCCCCGTTTCAAGGCACAGGATTTCGATGGCGGAGTCCTGGCCGGAGTCGAAGCCATCACCGCCACGGTGAAAGGGGAGTACCAGCCCCGGCAGCGCGATATCCGGCAGGGGAGGCAGGGATTCCATCCCTCGTTTACCCTGCTGCTGTTTCTCTTGGTGGGTATTGTGTTCCTTGGTTCCATCGCCCGGTTTCTCGGTGGGATTGCCGGTGCAGTCGGACTGCCTGTTGCCGCAGCCCTCAGTTTCTCCGGACTCAGTATGGGTCTGCTCGGAGTGCTGGCGGTTGTCGGATTTGCAGTTGGTCTGTTCATCGCCTTCCTGTTTGGTGGTGGAGGCAGAGGAGGTGGCGGTTGGTGGTTTGGTGGCCCCTCTGGTGGAGGCTGGTATGGCGGGGGGGGCTCATGGGGAGGTTCCGGTGGGGGCTTTTCCGGCGGCGGTGGTGATTTCGGTGGCGGCGGTGCTTCGGGTGACTGGTAA
- a CDS encoding AAA family ATPase: MAKRIFIAATGQNCGKTTMSISLMHLARKKYQRVGFIKPIGPKIERYGDMMLDMDAVLMAKTYGLEEDIALMNPVPLHRGFTKEFLEGKIDGRMLEERIVRAVEALDQKNDLLIIEGAGHGGVGSVIGLNNAHVARLSQAPVMIVTGSGIGNVIDSVHLNLALHQREEADVRLIMINKLLADKRDVTLKYLKRAFSYSLEVSGGFNYSPILANPTLSHVSKLLKLPLQGDPEARNRIIHNIQLGAASSQRVVDALLESTLLVVTGSRDELIVTLASLYHIPEWKEKIAGLIIAGHAPVTGISQQILDESGIPYIRIKETTANVFTALTEDVSKITAEDQEKLAWIQANADHEIDFDMIDSVF; encoded by the coding sequence TTGGCAAAAAGGATATTCATCGCCGCTACAGGACAAAATTGCGGAAAAACCACCATGAGCATTTCCCTCATGCACCTGGCGCGGAAAAAATACCAACGTGTCGGTTTCATCAAGCCGATTGGGCCGAAGATAGAGCGATACGGAGATATGATGCTGGACATGGATGCCGTGCTGATGGCAAAAACCTATGGTCTGGAAGAGGATATCGCCCTCATGAATCCTGTCCCTCTCCACCGCGGTTTTACCAAGGAGTTTCTCGAAGGGAAGATTGATGGGCGAATGCTGGAAGAGAGAATTGTCAGGGCAGTAGAAGCGCTTGACCAGAAGAACGACTTGTTGATCATCGAGGGGGCAGGTCATGGTGGCGTCGGTTCCGTCATCGGCCTCAACAATGCCCATGTCGCCCGGCTTTCCCAAGCGCCGGTCATGATCGTGACCGGCAGCGGCATCGGCAATGTCATCGACTCGGTACATCTGAATCTGGCCCTTCACCAACGGGAAGAAGCAGATGTCCGGCTCATCATGATAAACAAACTTCTCGCTGATAAACGCGATGTTACCCTTAAATACCTAAAGCGCGCCTTCAGTTATTCCCTGGAGGTATCCGGCGGCTTCAATTACTCGCCGATTCTGGCAAACCCCACCCTGTCCCACGTGTCCAAACTCTTGAAATTGCCGTTGCAGGGGGATCCGGAAGCACGCAACCGGATCATCCACAACATCCAGCTCGGAGCTGCATCATCCCAGCGGGTCGTGGACGCACTGCTCGAATCCACCCTGCTGGTGGTAACAGGGTCGCGCGACGAACTGATCGTCACGCTTGCCTCGCTGTATCATATTCCGGAGTGGAAGGAGAAGATAGCCGGGTTGATCATCGCCGGACATGCGCCGGTCACTGGGATCAGCCAGCAGATCCTCGACGAAAGCGGCATTCCCTACATTCGAATCAAGGAAACAACGGCCAACGTCTTTACCGCCCTCACCGAGGACGTTTCAAAGATCACGGCCGAGGATCAGGAGAAACTGGCATGGATCCAGGCGAATGCCGACCATGAGATAGATTTCGACATGATAGACTCGGTATTTTGA
- a CDS encoding tetratricopeptide repeat protein — MKTSLYPLPSATLTAAAEKLRARDYGAALQLAEASPDCGIRNFVAGMAAFKAGQWDNAQRYLSAASGSFDLLADYILYHQGQALQNLNRLDEALTAFLALQKRCPESYLLRPTLLLIADIQFQRKDFSAALTAYQKFIESYPAGSDALRAQYKIALCREALGDKTGAVKVLRTLWITSPGSPLATKTDEDLQRLTAAGGVVAPFTPDELFRRATTLFDLKKFSQAVTAFKAIPRTGLGNDFLARIDFKTAQSLFNTRHIKEAEQLFTRLAADAGTASAAEAAYWLARCKDRNNRNSEEAFNSFMKLADRWPTADEADNALLQAAYIKKSQKRWADVSSILKRLNDQYPESSLKPIILWESGWSAYQSGNWQGAAEWFRRLSDGKTGRDRALYWLARAQVLTGDTSAAQTTYATLIREFPLSYYSMAYWQGQKQGEELLPHLAQDTLDTLPLPLNFERAKALIGCGLFDEARKELSASRSKNRDRSKALGLARLYLEMGDYNGAYNLMRSESPRLTGKEGQLSFALQYPLAFREIVSSHASRNGLTDSLVYAIIRAESSFSPTAVSPAGAIGLMQLLPATAAQVAKTGVGTMNAERLGRPEQNIPLGISHFKDLMLNYRGDLIAAIAAYNAGGTAVDRWLRDFGDLPASEFIENIPYAETREYVKKVLTSTALYARFYGLSDGNSPDSPLSPPASPAEQL, encoded by the coding sequence ATGAAAACATCGCTGTATCCGCTCCCCAGCGCTACCCTTACCGCGGCGGCAGAGAAACTCCGTGCCAGGGACTACGGCGCTGCCCTGCAATTGGCAGAGGCATCTCCCGATTGCGGGATACGCAATTTCGTCGCCGGCATGGCAGCCTTCAAGGCCGGACAGTGGGACAACGCACAACGCTACCTCTCTGCGGCCTCCGGCAGTTTCGATCTGCTTGCCGATTATATACTCTACCATCAGGGCCAGGCACTGCAAAACCTCAACCGTCTCGACGAAGCACTTACCGCATTCCTGGCACTCCAGAAACGGTGTCCCGAGAGTTATCTGCTCCGCCCCACCCTTCTTCTCATTGCCGATATCCAATTCCAGCGTAAGGACTTCAGCGCAGCACTCACTGCCTACCAGAAATTCATCGAGAGTTATCCAGCCGGAAGCGACGCCTTGCGGGCTCAATACAAGATCGCGCTCTGCCGTGAAGCGCTCGGCGACAAAACCGGAGCAGTAAAGGTGCTCCGAACCCTCTGGATCACCAGTCCAGGGTCACCACTGGCAACCAAAACGGATGAAGATTTGCAGCGTCTCACTGCTGCAGGCGGGGTAGTCGCCCCCTTCACCCCCGACGAACTCTTTCGCCGTGCCACAACCCTGTTCGACCTTAAAAAGTTCAGCCAGGCAGTCACCGCCTTCAAGGCAATCCCCCGTACCGGTCTTGGCAACGATTTCCTTGCACGGATCGACTTCAAAACCGCCCAGTCCCTGTTTAATACCCGACACATCAAGGAAGCTGAGCAACTCTTCACCCGCCTGGCAGCCGACGCCGGCACAGCATCTGCTGCAGAAGCTGCATATTGGTTGGCACGCTGTAAGGATAGAAATAACCGCAATTCTGAAGAGGCCTTCAACTCCTTCATGAAACTGGCTGACCGTTGGCCAACGGCTGACGAGGCAGACAATGCGCTGCTTCAGGCCGCCTATATCAAGAAGTCGCAGAAACGCTGGGCAGATGTATCCTCCATCCTGAAACGGCTCAACGACCAGTATCCCGAATCATCGCTGAAACCGATTATCCTGTGGGAATCCGGGTGGAGCGCTTATCAGTCAGGCAACTGGCAAGGGGCGGCCGAATGGTTCCGCCGCCTGAGTGACGGAAAAACCGGCCGTGACCGGGCGCTTTACTGGCTGGCCCGAGCCCAGGTCCTTACCGGAGATACCAGCGCAGCACAGACGACCTATGCCACCCTCATCAGGGAATTCCCCCTGAGCTACTACTCCATGGCCTACTGGCAGGGACAGAAACAGGGAGAAGAACTCCTGCCGCATCTGGCCCAGGACACACTTGATACCCTTCCCCTTCCCCTGAACTTTGAAAGAGCCAAGGCCCTCATCGGGTGCGGGCTGTTCGACGAAGCCCGCAAGGAACTCTCTGCCTCCAGATCAAAAAACCGGGACAGGAGTAAAGCCCTTGGGCTGGCCCGTCTCTATCTGGAAATGGGCGACTACAACGGCGCCTACAATCTGATGAGAAGCGAATCTCCCCGATTGACTGGCAAAGAGGGTCAACTCTCATTTGCACTACAATATCCTCTGGCATTCCGTGAGATTGTCTCTAGCCATGCATCCAGAAACGGCCTCACCGACTCCCTCGTCTACGCCATCATCCGTGCTGAAAGCAGCTTTTCTCCCACGGCCGTCTCACCGGCAGGTGCAATCGGCCTCATGCAACTCCTTCCTGCTACGGCAGCACAAGTGGCAAAAACAGGTGTTGGGACAATGAATGCCGAGCGACTCGGCCGACCTGAGCAGAACATCCCTCTGGGCATCAGCCATTTTAAAGATCTCATGCTGAACTACCGTGGCGATCTGATAGCAGCGATTGCCGCATACAATGCCGGCGGAACTGCCGTCGACCGCTGGCTGCGGGACTTCGGCGATCTCCCGGCATCAGAGTTCATAGAAAACATCCCCTATGCCGAAACCCGTGAATATGTGAAGAAGGTCCTCACATCCACCGCGCTCTATGCCCGTTTCTACGGTCTCTCTGATGGCAATAGTCCTGACTCTCCTCTCTCACCCCCAGCATCTCCCGCAGAGCAGCTGTAA